One genomic region from Lates calcarifer isolate ASB-BC8 linkage group LG10, TLL_Latcal_v3, whole genome shotgun sequence encodes:
- the LOC108902333 gene encoding protein preY, mitochondrial, producing MFRNVFNKLVTETVHVHRYVKHAPLIQQVTPSSVFVRSFTDVKDDVQQPFDTSLLEFLVCPLSKRPLRYEAKTNELINEELGIAYPITDGIPNMIPQEARVIQKDKDTLTTPTQE from the exons ATGTTTCGCAATGTTTTTAATAAGCTGGTGACAGAAACAGTTCATGTTCACCGCTATGTAAAACACGCGCCTTTAATTCAGCAGGTAACACCCTCGTCTGTGTTTGTTCGGAGTTTTACCGATGTGAAGGACGACGTGCAACAGCCTTTCGACACCTCACTTCTTGAATTCCTTGTATGTCCGCTGTCGAAGAGACCTCTAAG ATATGAGGCTAAGACCAATGAGTTGATCAATGAGGAGCTTGGTATCGCCTATCCCATCACTGACGGCATCCCCAACATGATCCCTCAGGAAGCCAGAGTCAtccagaaagacaaagacacctTGACCACACCAACACAAGAATAG